A stretch of Sandaracinaceae bacterium DNA encodes these proteins:
- a CDS encoding cytochrome c oxidase assembly protein, whose protein sequence is MIWAGLAVLALAWLWPLPQLGLPPFSTHMTMHMAVVAVAAPLLALGLSGTRLDLVTRRPGWMAAIPASFAELMIVWVWHAPALHDLARELLWVRALEQASFLLAGLWLWQSALGGRAEQRRARATAGVTALLLTAMHMTLLGALLVVAPRVLYPCAPLCGGFDPITDQHVGGAIMLLVGGAAYLAGGVGLTADALAHRSEAR, encoded by the coding sequence ATGATCTGGGCCGGCCTCGCGGTGCTCGCGCTGGCGTGGCTCTGGCCGCTGCCGCAGCTCGGCTTGCCACCGTTCTCCACGCACATGACGATGCACATGGCGGTGGTGGCGGTCGCGGCGCCGCTGCTCGCGCTCGGGCTCTCGGGCACGCGGCTGGACCTCGTGACGCGGCGGCCGGGGTGGATGGCGGCGATCCCCGCGTCCTTCGCCGAGCTGATGATCGTGTGGGTGTGGCACGCGCCCGCCCTGCACGATCTCGCGAGGGAGCTCCTCTGGGTGCGCGCCCTCGAGCAAGCGAGCTTCCTCCTCGCGGGGCTGTGGCTCTGGCAGTCGGCCCTCGGCGGGCGGGCCGAGCAGCGTCGCGCGCGCGCCACGGCCGGGGTCACCGCGCTGCTCCTGACCGCGATGCACATGACGCTGCTCGGCGCGCTCCTCGTCGTGGCGCCCCGCGTGCTGTACCCGTGCGCGCCCCTCTGCGGCGGCTTCGACCCGATCACCGACCAGCACGTCGGCGGCGCGATCATGCTGCTCGTCGGAGGCGCGGCGTACCTGGCGGGCGGGGTGGGGCTGACCGCGGACGCGCTCGCGCATCGGAGCGAGGCCCGATGA